In Desulfovibrio legallii, the DNA window ATGCTACAGCGCGCAGTAAAAAGATGAAGTCCGGCCTGGAAAAGGCCCCCCACCGCTCCCTGCTCTACGCCCTGGGCCTGACCAGGGAAGAAATGGACCGCCCCCTGGTGGGCGTGGTTAACGCCGCCAACGAGGTGGTGCCGGGGCACATGCACCTCAATACCCTGGCCGATGCGGTCAAGGCCGGGGTGCGCCTGGCCGGGGGCACGCCCCTGCAGTTTCCGGCCATCGCCGTCTGCGACGGCCTGGCCATGAACCACGAGGGCATGCGCTTCTCCCTGCCCTCGCGCGAGTTCATCGCCGATTCCATTGAGATCATGGCCCGCGCCCACGCCTTCGACGCCCTGGTCTTTATCCCCAACTGCGACAAGTGCGTGCCCGGCATGCTCATGGCCATGATGCGCCTGAACATCCCCTCGGTGCTGGTTTCCGGCGGGCCCATGCTGCCCGGCGACATCGGCCCGCACCAGCGCGGCGACCTCATCACCGTGTTTGAGGCCGTGGGCAAGGTGCGCAGCGGGGCCATGACTGAAGAAGACCTGGAGCGCCTTACCGAACGCGCCTGTCCCGGCTGCGGGGCCTGCGCGGGCATGTTCACGGCCAATTCCATGAACTGCCTTTCCGAGACCATCGGCGTGGCCCTGCCCGGCAACGGCACCATCCCGGCCGTGAGCGGCGCGCGCATCCGCCTGGCCAAGACGGCGGGCATGCGCGTTATGGACATGCTGGAGCGCAACATCCGCCCGCGCGACATCGTTACCCCGGACGCCGTGGCCAATGCCGTGGCCGTGGACATGGCCCTGGGCTGCTCCACCAACACGGTGCTGCACCTGCCCGCCGTGTTCGGCGAAGCCGGCCTCAACCTGGGCCTGGAAATCTTTGACGCGGTAAGCCGCAAGAGCCCCAACCTCTGCAAGCTCTCCCCGGCGGGCAAATATTTTATGGTGGATCTGGACAATGCCGGCGGCATCCCGGCCGTCATGACCGAGCTGGACAAGCTCGGCCTGATCCACAAAGACTGCATGACCGTCACGGGCAAGACCGTGGGCGAAAACCTCACGGACCTCAAGGCCCGCGTGCTGGATCCGGAAGTCATCCACAGCGTGGACAACCCCTATTCCAAACAGGGCGGCATCGCCATCCTGCGCGGCAGCCTGGCCCCCGGCGGGGCGGTGGTCAAGCAGTCCGCCGTGGCGCCCGAAATGATGTGCCGCGATGTGCGCGCCCGCGTGTTTGAAAACGAAGAAGACGCCATGCGCGCCATCCTGGACGGCAAAATCAAGGCCGGGGATGCGGTGGTCATCCGCTATGAAGGCCCGCGCGGCGGCCCGGGCATGCGCGAAATGCTCTCCCCCACGGCGGCCATCACCGGCATGGGCCTGGGCAAGGACGTGGCCCTGCTCACGGACGGGCGCTTCTCCGGCGGCACCAACGGCGCGGCCATCGGGCACATCTCGCCCGAAGCGGCGGACGGCGGCGTCATCGCCCTGGTGCAGGAAGGGGACGTGATCCATATTGATATCCCCAACCGCAAGCTGGACCTGCTGGTCAGCCCTGAAGAGCTGGAACAGCGTCGGGCCGCTTTTACCCCGCACAAGAAGGACTGCCCCTACCCTGTGCTGCGGCGCTACGCGGCCCTGGTGAGCTCGGCGGCCAACGGCGGACGGTACAAAGAGATCTGACCCGCAGACACCGCGGGACAATCGCTCCCACGGCCAAGATACGGCCGCAACTGCCATAGCTGGCACACCCAGAGAAAAGTTTTTGAAGGAGAGGGGGGCGTGAGGGAAGGGGAAACTTTTGTCCGCAAAAGTTTCCCCTTCCCCGCACAAAAGCCCTCTTCTCCCCATCGCACAAGCCTGTTTTGGGGGCTGCATGGTTTTTCTGCATGCGTTGAGCGGCGTTTTCGGGCTCATCATCATGGGGCTGGTGGGGTATGTGCTGGCGGCCAGGGGCTGGTTCGGCGCGGAGACGCGCATTCTGCTGCCGCGGCTGGTGACCTGCGTGGCCCTGCCGCCTTTTCTCATGTACACCATCATGCACTCCTTTGCGCGGGAGGCCCTGCCGGGGCTGGCGCGGGGCGCGCTGCTGCCGCTGGCCTCCATTGCGGTCACCTTTGGGCTGGCCTGCGGGCTGGGCAGGCTGTTGCGGGTGCCGCACAAGCACTTTGGCCTGTTCTGCGCCAGCATTTCCAACCCCAACACGGTGTTTGTGGGCATACCCGTCAACCTGGCCCTGTTCGGAGAGGCGGCCCTGCCCTACGCCCTGGTTTACTACTGCGCGGGCACGGTATTTTTCTGGACCATCGGGCAGTACGCCGTGGTGCACGATCAGGAAGGCGCCAAGGGGCCGCTTTCGGCGCGCACCCTGCTGCTGCAGATTTTTTCGCCGCCGCTGCTGGGTTTTTTGCTGGGGGTGGCCCTGACCCTCTGCGGGGTGGCCCTGCCCACGCCCGTGCAGGACGCGGCCCGTTATCTGGGCGGACTGACCACCCCGCTGGCCCTGATTTTCATCGGCATCAGCATTTATGACATCGGGCTCAAAGGCCTGCGCCTGGAGCGCGACCTGACGGCCGTGCTGCTGGGCCGCCTGGTAGGCGGGCCGCTGGTGATGCTGGCCTTCCTGCAGATTTTCCCCGTGCCGCCTTTGATGGGCAAGGTGTTCATGATCCAGTCCGCCCTGCCGGTCATGATGCAGGCGGCCATTCTGAGCGCCCACTACCATACGGACGCCCGGTTCGGCGCGCTGGCCGTAACCCTTTCCACGCTCCTTTCCGTGGTGACCATTCCTCTGTACATGACCCTGCTGGAAATCCTGCTGTAGGCGCGCCGCAAGGGCTGTTCACAAACCCGGCGAAGGGCGGTACAAGGGCTCCAGGCCGCGGATGATTGTGCGGCCGAACAGCCCGGTCCCCCACCGGGCGGCTTTGCGCGGCGCTGCCGCGTGCAACTCTGAACCCGTGGGGCAACGACCATGAGCCGGCATCTGATGCAGTATGGCGACCAGGAATTTACCGTTAACCTTGACGAAAAAGACATCCTCTGCGAGCTGGAGCCCAATGCCGTGTCCCTGCCCAGGCGCACGGCCCGCGAGCATGTGGCCTACGCCCTGGACCATCCCATCGGCTCTCCCCGTCTGGAAGAAATCGTCAAGCCCGGCCAGACCGTCTGCATTGTGGCGCCGGACGCCACACGCCTGTGGCAGTCGCCCCACATCTATATCCCGGCCGTGGTGGAACGCCTCAACGCCGCCGGCGTAACCGACGACCACATCCGCATCCTCACGGCCACGGGCTCGCACCGCGCCATGTCCCGCGAGGAGCACATGGCCATTGTTTCGGAAGAGATTTATAAGCGCATCCAGGTGGTGGATCACGTTTGCACGGACAGCAAAAACATGGTCAAGGCCGGCGTAACCTCCCACGGCACAGAGGTCTGGTTTAACCGCGCGGCCATGGAGAGCGACCACATTGTGCTCACGGGCGGGGTGGTCTACCACTTTCTGGCGGGCTACGGCGGCGGGCCCAAGTACAT includes these proteins:
- the ilvD gene encoding dihydroxy-acid dehydratase, which encodes MDATARSKKMKSGLEKAPHRSLLYALGLTREEMDRPLVGVVNAANEVVPGHMHLNTLADAVKAGVRLAGGTPLQFPAIAVCDGLAMNHEGMRFSLPSREFIADSIEIMARAHAFDALVFIPNCDKCVPGMLMAMMRLNIPSVLVSGGPMLPGDIGPHQRGDLITVFEAVGKVRSGAMTEEDLERLTERACPGCGACAGMFTANSMNCLSETIGVALPGNGTIPAVSGARIRLAKTAGMRVMDMLERNIRPRDIVTPDAVANAVAVDMALGCSTNTVLHLPAVFGEAGLNLGLEIFDAVSRKSPNLCKLSPAGKYFMVDLDNAGGIPAVMTELDKLGLIHKDCMTVTGKTVGENLTDLKARVLDPEVIHSVDNPYSKQGGIAILRGSLAPGGAVVKQSAVAPEMMCRDVRARVFENEEDAMRAILDGKIKAGDAVVIRYEGPRGGPGMREMLSPTAAITGMGLGKDVALLTDGRFSGGTNGAAIGHISPEAADGGVIALVQEGDVIHIDIPNRKLDLLVSPEELEQRRAAFTPHKKDCPYPVLRRYAALVSSAANGGRYKEI
- a CDS encoding AEC family transporter; amino-acid sequence: MVFLHALSGVFGLIIMGLVGYVLAARGWFGAETRILLPRLVTCVALPPFLMYTIMHSFAREALPGLARGALLPLASIAVTFGLACGLGRLLRVPHKHFGLFCASISNPNTVFVGIPVNLALFGEAALPYALVYYCAGTVFFWTIGQYAVVHDQEGAKGPLSARTLLLQIFSPPLLGFLLGVALTLCGVALPTPVQDAARYLGGLTTPLALIFIGISIYDIGLKGLRLERDLTAVLLGRLVGGPLVMLAFLQIFPVPPLMGKVFMIQSALPVMMQAAILSAHYHTDARFGALAVTLSTLLSVVTIPLYMTLLEILL